Proteins from a single region of Punica granatum isolate Tunisia-2019 chromosome 8, ASM765513v2, whole genome shotgun sequence:
- the LOC116216069 gene encoding uncharacterized protein LOC116216069, translated as MHTSASFLRQLSGKEPPTKSTSKRWSVVGGSKRFSSSSTNNLPCGCDQSLTHMEGFTQCGLSSSPMVRKRVMVMVDDTSRSKHAMIWALTHVANKGDLLTLLHVIPPGTDSSSFSSSPYLANSLGSLCKASKPEVEVEALVIQGPKLATVMSQVKKLEVSLLVLGQKKPSSLINCLCGTSGSDEFVEQCINGADCLTIGVRKQRRGMGGYLISTRWQKNFWLLA; from the exons ATGCACACTTCAGCCTCCTTCTTAAGGCAGCTGAGCGGCAAGGAACCCCCCACCAAATCGACCTCCAAGAGGTGGTCCGTCGTCGGCGGCAGCAAACGCTTCAGCTCCTCCAGCACCAACAACCTCCCCTGCGGCTGCGACCAGAGCCTCACCCACATGGAGGGATTCACCCAGTGCGGGCTTTCCTCTTCCCCCATGGTGAGGAAGAGGGTCATGGTGATGGTGGACGACACCTCTCGGTCCAAGCACGCCATGATCTGGGCGCTCACCCACGTCGCTAACAAGGGCGATCTGCTCACTCTGCTCCACGTGATCCCTCCAGGCACcgactcctcctccttctcctcctcgcCTTATTTGGCCAACTCCCTCGGCTCCCTCTGCAAGGCCTCCAAGCCCGAG GTGGAAGTGGAAGCACTGGTGATTCAAGGTCCAAAACTGGCCACGGTGATGAGCCAAGTGAAGAAACTGGAGGTATCCCTGCTGGTTCTGGGTCAAAAGAAGCCCTCTTCTCTCATCAACTG CCTTTGCGGGACGAGCGGCTCAGATGAGTTTGTGGAGCAATGCATCAACGGTGCAGATTGCCTGACCATAGGAGTGAGGAAGCAGAGGAGGGGGATGGGTGGGTATTTGATCAGCACCAGATGGCAGAAAAACTTCTGGCTCTTagcttaa